A DNA window from Peromyscus leucopus breed LL Stock chromosome 3, UCI_PerLeu_2.1, whole genome shotgun sequence contains the following coding sequences:
- the Ntf3 gene encoding neurotrophin-3 — protein MVTSATILQVNKVMSILFYVIFLAYLRGIQGNNMDQRSLPEDSLNSLIIKLIQADILKNKLSKQMVDVKENYQSTLPKAEAPREPEQGESTRSEFQPMIATDTELLRQQRRYNSPRVLLSDSTPLEPPPLYLMEDYVGNPVVANRTSSRRKRYAEHKSHRGEYSVCDSESLWVTDKSSAIDIRGHQVTVLGEIKTGNSPVKQYFYETRCKEARPVKNGCRGIDDKHWNSQCKTSQTYVRALTSENNKLVGWRWIRIDTSCVCALSRKIGRT, from the coding sequence ATCTTACAGGTGAACAAGGTGATGTCCATCTTGTTTTATGTGATATTTCTCGCTTATCTCCGTGGCATCCAAGGCAACAACATGGATCAAAGGAGTTTGCCAGAAGACTCGCTCAATTCCCTCATCATAAAGCTGATCCAGGcagatattttgaaaaacaagCTCTCCAAGCAAATGGTGGATGTCAAGGAAAATTACCAGAGCACCCTGCCCAAAGCAGAAGCCCCCAGAGAACCAGAGCAGGGAGAGTCCACCAGATCGGAATTCCAGCCAATGATTGCAACGGACACAGAACTACTGCGGCAACAGAGACGCTACAATTCGCCCCGGGTCCTGCTGAGTGACAGCACCCCTTTGGAGCCCCCTCCCTTGTATCTCATGGAGGATTACGTGGGCAACCCGGTGGTAGCCAATAGAACATCATCACGGCGGAAACGGTACGCAGAGCATAAGAGTCACCGAGGAGAGTACTCAGTGTGTGACAGTGAGAGTCTGTGGGTGACCGACAAGTCCTCAGCCATTGACATTCGGGGGCACCAGGTCACAGTGCTAGGGGAGATCAAAACCGGCAACTCCCCTGTCAAACAATACTTTTatgaaacaagatgtaaagaagCCAGGCCAGTTAAAAACGGTTGCAGGGGAATTGACGACAAACACTGGAACTCTCAGTGTAAGACGTCCCAAACCTACGTCCGGGCACTGAcctcagaaaacaacaaactcGTAGGCTGGCGCTGGATACGAATAgacacttcctgtgtgtgtgccttgtcGAGAAAAATCGGAAGAACATGA